A section of the Agromyces aurantiacus genome encodes:
- a CDS encoding NAD(P)-dependent oxidoreductase, whose protein sequence is MAAIGWIGLGHMGSPMAAHLVGAGHDVAGFDVDPRMAEHAASAGVRLMTDAAAAARDADVVFTSLPRSEHSRRVLIGDDGHPGVFDVVRRGALVLDTSTVDVETSRACHDAAEARGIRFVDSPVSGGIAGAHAGTLTFMLGGDEQATSEAAALVQPMAGHVFVVGGPTAGVAAKLANNLMLFISLQASSEGARLAEALGLDPQVFHDLATVSSGDSWPLRTWYPVPGVVETSPANRNFDATFTTRLAEKDLSYALAAGDAAGLDLAAGRLAMERFARLIDEGYGDKDCSLVVKYVGRDGCTPGFDPSAG, encoded by the coding sequence ATGGCCGCCATCGGATGGATCGGGCTCGGGCACATGGGCTCGCCCATGGCCGCGCACCTCGTCGGCGCCGGGCACGACGTCGCGGGATTCGACGTCGATCCGCGCATGGCCGAGCACGCGGCATCCGCTGGGGTGCGCCTCATGACCGATGCCGCGGCCGCCGCGCGCGACGCCGACGTGGTCTTCACCTCGCTCCCGCGATCCGAGCACTCGCGCCGGGTACTCATCGGCGACGACGGGCACCCGGGCGTGTTCGACGTCGTGCGGCGGGGTGCGCTCGTGCTCGACACGTCGACGGTCGACGTCGAGACGTCGCGCGCCTGCCACGACGCGGCCGAGGCCCGCGGCATCCGCTTCGTCGACTCGCCGGTCTCGGGCGGCATCGCGGGCGCGCACGCCGGCACCCTCACGTTCATGCTCGGCGGCGACGAGCAGGCGACCTCGGAGGCGGCCGCGCTCGTGCAGCCCATGGCCGGGCACGTCTTCGTCGTGGGCGGGCCGACCGCGGGCGTCGCGGCGAAGCTCGCGAACAACCTCATGCTCTTCATCTCGCTGCAGGCTTCGTCGGAGGGTGCCCGGCTCGCCGAGGCGCTCGGGCTCGACCCGCAGGTGTTCCACGACCTCGCGACCGTGTCGTCGGGCGACTCGTGGCCGCTGCGCACGTGGTACCCGGTGCCCGGCGTCGTCGAGACGAGCCCGGCGAACCGCAACTTCGACGCGACGTTCACGACCCGGCTCGCCGAGAAGGACCTCTCGTACGCGCTCGCGGCGGGCGACGCCGCGGGCCTCGACCTCGCGGCCGGGCGGCTCGCGATGGAGCGGTTCGCGCGGCTCATCGACGAGGGCTACGGCGACAAGGACTGCAGCCTCGTCGTGAAGTACGTCGGTCGCGACGGGTGTACGCCCGGGTTCGACCCGTCCGCGGGCTGA
- a CDS encoding cation-translocating P-type ATPase, with product MAVIDAIGLTSAEAADRLARSGANVLPAAKRPSAVRRLLAELVHFFALLLWGAAVLAFLADLPQLSVAIVGVIVLNAIFAAAQQARADRAADRLREMLPARVTVRRDGRRQVVEAADVVVDDVLLLESGDRVPADATVLGQTGLLVDTSMLTGESVAGGVDVEGPLFAGTFVVEGEARARVTATGRDTRLAGIAKLSTTPGKPDTPLTRGLRQVVRLTAMIAIGMGLLFLVISLIVGNPIQAAFVFAIGVTVALVPEGLLPTVTLSLAWGSERMAKRNILVRNLEAVETLGSTTFICTDKTGTLTRNQMTVVHAWTPSGSLDVDGAGYGPEAVLAWSDPAAEGAVRDLALAAERCSTGYAALVDGAWRSHGDPMEAALDTLARRLGADTDEDRARHATEHRFPFDPRLRRMAVVRVDEVIVKGAPDTVLPLCGDGAEAHAAVDAMTERGLRLLAIAAAPRGDRTPATLEECGDGLRLLGLVALEDPPRDDVVEALRACREAGVRVAMITGDHPATARAIADQVGLRFADSPVLVGADLPSDEQHLGAILDHDGTVVARVSPEDKVRIATALRARGHVVAMTGDGVNDAPALHEADIGVAMGKSGTDVAREAADLVLLDDAFSSIVAGIEQGRAAYVNIRRFLTYHLTDNVAELAPFVVWALSGGQFPLALGVLQIIALDLGTDTLSAVALGAEPPAKHLLKGPPVSGRLMSATVLRRAFGVLGPLEAALSMTAFILSMMAAGWQPGGPFPSGDALLAASGAAYITVVFAQAANAFACRSSTKWPGALGWFGNRLLVGAVLVGTAFSLVLLWVPPIADLLGQANPPLVGWAVALASIPILFAVDALDKRARARRVRAHAGGPQRVTVRCGGSRGTRRPGRPRA from the coding sequence ATGGCGGTCATCGACGCGATCGGGCTGACCTCGGCGGAGGCGGCGGACCGGCTCGCGCGATCCGGCGCGAACGTCCTGCCCGCGGCGAAGCGGCCGTCCGCCGTCCGCCGCCTGCTCGCGGAGCTCGTGCACTTCTTCGCGCTGCTCCTGTGGGGCGCGGCGGTGCTCGCGTTCCTCGCCGACCTGCCGCAGCTCAGCGTCGCGATCGTGGGCGTCATCGTGCTGAACGCGATCTTCGCGGCCGCCCAGCAGGCGAGGGCCGACCGCGCCGCCGACCGGCTGCGCGAGATGCTGCCCGCGAGGGTGACCGTGCGGCGCGACGGCCGGCGGCAGGTCGTCGAGGCCGCCGACGTGGTGGTCGACGACGTCCTCCTGCTCGAGAGCGGCGACCGGGTCCCGGCCGATGCGACCGTCCTGGGCCAGACGGGCCTGCTCGTGGACACCTCGATGCTCACGGGCGAGTCGGTGGCCGGCGGGGTCGACGTCGAGGGCCCCCTCTTCGCCGGCACCTTCGTCGTCGAGGGCGAGGCCCGCGCCCGGGTCACGGCCACCGGCCGCGACACGCGCCTCGCGGGCATCGCCAAGCTCTCGACGACGCCGGGAAAGCCCGACACCCCGCTCACCCGGGGCCTCCGCCAGGTCGTGCGTCTCACGGCGATGATCGCGATCGGCATGGGTCTGCTGTTCCTCGTCATCTCGCTCATCGTGGGCAATCCGATCCAGGCGGCGTTCGTGTTCGCGATCGGGGTCACGGTCGCGCTGGTTCCCGAGGGCCTGCTGCCCACCGTCACGCTGTCGCTCGCCTGGGGATCGGAGCGGATGGCGAAGCGCAACATCCTCGTCCGCAACCTCGAGGCGGTCGAGACGCTCGGTTCCACGACGTTCATCTGCACCGACAAGACGGGAACGCTCACCCGCAACCAGATGACCGTCGTGCACGCGTGGACGCCGTCGGGATCGCTCGACGTGGACGGCGCGGGGTACGGGCCGGAGGCCGTGCTCGCGTGGTCGGACCCCGCCGCCGAGGGCGCCGTCCGCGACCTCGCGCTCGCGGCCGAGCGATGCTCCACGGGCTACGCCGCGCTCGTCGACGGGGCCTGGCGCTCGCACGGCGATCCGATGGAGGCCGCCCTCGACACGCTCGCGCGCCGGCTCGGCGCCGACACCGACGAGGATCGCGCCCGGCACGCGACCGAGCACCGATTCCCGTTCGATCCGCGCCTGCGGCGCATGGCCGTGGTCCGCGTCGACGAGGTCATCGTCAAGGGCGCGCCCGACACCGTGCTGCCGTTGTGCGGCGACGGCGCGGAGGCGCACGCCGCCGTCGACGCGATGACCGAGCGCGGCCTCCGGCTCCTGGCGATCGCTGCGGCGCCGCGCGGCGACCGCACGCCGGCGACGCTCGAGGAGTGCGGCGACGGCCTCCGGCTGCTCGGCCTCGTCGCCCTCGAGGATCCGCCGCGCGACGACGTCGTCGAGGCGCTGCGCGCCTGCCGCGAAGCAGGGGTGCGCGTCGCGATGATCACGGGCGACCATCCCGCCACCGCCCGGGCGATCGCCGACCAGGTCGGGCTGCGGTTCGCGGACTCCCCGGTGCTCGTCGGCGCCGACCTGCCGTCCGACGAGCAGCACCTCGGGGCGATCCTCGACCACGACGGCACGGTCGTCGCGCGCGTCTCGCCCGAGGACAAGGTGCGGATCGCCACGGCCCTGCGCGCCCGCGGCCACGTGGTCGCGATGACGGGCGACGGCGTGAACGACGCTCCCGCCCTGCACGAGGCCGACATCGGCGTCGCGATGGGGAAGTCGGGCACGGATGTCGCGCGCGAGGCCGCCGACCTGGTCCTGCTCGACGACGCGTTCTCGAGCATCGTCGCGGGCATCGAGCAGGGTCGCGCCGCGTACGTGAACATCCGCCGGTTCCTCACCTACCACCTCACCGACAACGTGGCCGAGCTGGCGCCCTTCGTCGTGTGGGCGCTGTCGGGCGGGCAGTTCCCGCTCGCACTCGGGGTCCTGCAGATCATCGCGCTGGACCTCGGCACCGACACGCTCTCCGCGGTCGCGCTCGGCGCCGAGCCGCCGGCGAAGCACCTGCTGAAGGGTCCGCCCGTGAGCGGGCGGCTGATGAGCGCCACGGTGCTGCGCCGCGCGTTCGGCGTGCTCGGCCCGCTCGAGGCGGCGCTCAGCATGACCGCGTTCATCCTGTCGATGATGGCGGCGGGATGGCAGCCGGGCGGGCCCTTCCCGTCGGGCGACGCGCTGCTCGCCGCGTCGGGAGCCGCCTACATCACGGTCGTGTTCGCCCAGGCGGCGAACGCGTTCGCGTGCCGGTCGTCGACGAAGTGGCCGGGGGCGCTCGGATGGTTCGGCAACCGGCTGCTCGTCGGCGCCGTGCTCGTCGGTACCGCGTTCTCGCTCGTGCTGCTGTGGGTGCCGCCGATCGCCGACCTGCTCGGGCAGGCGAACCCGCCCCTCGTCGGCTGGGCGGTGGCCCTCGCGTCGATCCCGATCCTCTTCGCCGTCGACGCGCTCGACAAGCGCGCGCGGGCCCGCCGGGTGCGGGCGCACGCCGGCGGGCCCCAGCGGGTCACGGTGCGATGTGGTGGCTCGCGCGGAACACGTCGCCCGGGTCGACCTCGCGCTTGA
- a CDS encoding EamA family transporter, with translation MTHDLGAMTDGALRRRRFAGAATQLGTEVSINFGSSLAGLVIPIVGSFVVVAVRQLVMAAAVLPFYRPRRAELTWRRLRAAVALGVVLAVMNVSFYESVDRLGLGIAATIEFLGPLAIALFTSRRLLDVACAVAAGVGVLLLIGPWAGDGGAAAEGAGVDPWGVVFALTAAAAWAGYILLTRRVAMSLPGLEGLTVASLVSLALLVPAAILTFDASAFDARVLLLLLGVGVLSSALPYSLDTYILRRITPRLYAIITSFGPVIAAVFGALVLGESFTLVEVVAIAVVCGAAGLALATQRDRPVTDLEATASSIP, from the coding sequence GTGACCCACGACCTCGGCGCGATGACGGATGGCGCGCTGCGACGCCGCCGCTTCGCGGGCGCCGCGACCCAGCTCGGCACGGAGGTGTCGATCAACTTCGGATCATCGCTCGCGGGACTCGTCATCCCGATCGTCGGATCGTTCGTCGTCGTGGCCGTGCGCCAGCTGGTCATGGCGGCCGCCGTGCTGCCGTTCTACCGGCCGAGGCGCGCCGAGCTCACCTGGCGGCGACTGCGCGCCGCGGTCGCGCTCGGCGTCGTGCTCGCGGTGATGAACGTCTCGTTCTACGAGTCGGTCGACCGCCTCGGACTCGGGATCGCGGCGACGATCGAGTTCCTGGGACCGCTCGCGATCGCGCTGTTCACGTCGCGCCGGCTGCTCGACGTCGCGTGCGCGGTCGCGGCCGGGGTGGGCGTGCTGCTGCTCATCGGGCCGTGGGCCGGCGACGGCGGCGCCGCGGCCGAGGGCGCGGGCGTGGATCCGTGGGGTGTCGTGTTCGCGCTGACGGCCGCAGCCGCGTGGGCGGGATACATCCTGCTGACCCGACGCGTCGCCATGAGCCTGCCCGGCCTGGAGGGGCTCACGGTCGCGAGCCTCGTGAGCCTCGCGCTGCTCGTGCCGGCTGCGATCCTGACGTTCGACGCGTCGGCGTTCGACGCGCGCGTGCTGCTCCTGCTGCTCGGCGTCGGCGTGCTTTCGTCGGCGCTGCCGTACAGCCTCGACACCTACATCCTGCGGCGCATCACGCCGCGGCTCTACGCGATCATCACGAGCTTCGGGCCGGTGATCGCCGCGGTCTTCGGCGCGCTCGTGCTCGGCGAGTCGTTCACCCTCGTCGAGGTCGTCGCGATCGCGGTGGTCTGCGGTGCGGCGGGCCTCGCGCTCGCGACGCAGCGCGATCGCCCGGTCACCGACCTCGAGGCGACCGCGAGCTCGATCCCGTAG
- a CDS encoding DUF1349 domain-containing protein, with translation MNADTPDAAASAAAPTPEGAVRANPWDSGRWSRDPVSVRADEDGFVVEAAEGSDFWRTTHYGFVHDDGHALLAPWPTDSAVEVSFDSSTLTGLYDQAGLMLHVGDEHWVKAGIEVNDGVPHVGAVVTNRLSDWSLAPVPEWAGQVVTIRASRSGVDGDAVTLRARAGDGEWRTIRVAPFDADAATAGPLVCAPMRGGLEVRFTRWAFLPADVDLHEDPPAA, from the coding sequence ATGAACGCCGACACGCCCGACGCCGCCGCATCCGCCGCAGCACCCACGCCCGAGGGCGCGGTGCGCGCCAACCCGTGGGACTCGGGCCGGTGGAGCCGTGACCCCGTCTCGGTGCGCGCCGACGAGGACGGCTTCGTCGTCGAGGCCGCCGAGGGCAGCGACTTCTGGCGCACCACGCACTACGGGTTCGTGCACGACGACGGGCACGCGCTGCTCGCACCGTGGCCGACGGATTCCGCGGTCGAGGTCTCGTTCGACTCGTCGACGCTGACCGGGCTCTACGACCAGGCCGGGCTCATGCTGCACGTCGGCGACGAGCACTGGGTCAAGGCCGGCATCGAGGTGAACGACGGCGTGCCGCACGTCGGCGCGGTCGTGACGAACCGGCTGTCGGACTGGTCCCTCGCGCCGGTGCCCGAGTGGGCCGGGCAGGTCGTCACGATCCGGGCCAGCCGGTCGGGCGTCGACGGCGACGCCGTGACGCTGCGGGCGCGCGCGGGCGACGGCGAGTGGCGCACCATCCGGGTCGCGCCGTTCGATGCGGATGCCGCGACCGCCGGACCGCTCGTGTGCGCGCCCATGCGCGGCGGGCTCGAGGTGCGCTTCACGCGCTGGGCGTTCCTCCCCGCCGACGTCGACCTGCACGAGGACCCGCCCGCCGCCTGA
- a CDS encoding S9 family peptidase, with protein sequence MARGCRARPARRSVEPVLTPPVTEKRPTERTHHGDVVIDHYEWLRDKDDPAVIAHLEEENAYTRAKTKHLSLLQEQVFEEIKRRTKETDLSVPTREGDWWYYSRTVEGLQYGIHCRVPARGADDWEPPAIPEDGSPLPGEQVLLDDNVEAKGHDFYSLGSFDVTVDGTTLLYGVDVAGDERYTIRLRSLDGSGRAFDDEIPGTSSGAMFDPSGRYVFYSTVDDAWRPDTVWRHEVGTPASDDVKVFHEPDERFWLGVGLTRSRRYLVLEAGSHITSESWLLDADDPTGEFRVVWPRRDGVEYDVEHVVAGGRHRLLIVHNEGDAVNFELVSVAADDPQGPRRMLLPHDPRVRIEGAHAFRDFVALEYRRDGLPRVAIAKVPAHGLPADATPDDTLHELAFDEELASVGVGANPAWEQPSLRIGYGSFVTPSMVIDVDVASGTRTVRKQQPVLGDYHPERYAQKREWATAPDGTKVPISLVYRHDLVTLGEPAPTLLYGYGSYEHAIDPGFGIPRLSLLDRGMVFAVAHVRGGGEMGRLWYEHGKKLHKKHTFTDFIAAAEHLVDHDITTPDHLVAQGGSAGGLLMGAVANLAPHLFAGIVAEVPFVDPLTSILDPSLPLTVIEWDEWGNPLDDPEVYAYMKSYAPYENVHAVQYPKILAITSLNDTRVLYVEPAKWVARLREVGADPLLKIEMAAGHGGVSGRYAAWRERAFANAWIIDAAGAHPSGE encoded by the coding sequence ATGGCCCGCGGATGCCGCGCCCGGCCCGCACGGCGTAGCGTGGAGCCCGTGCTGACTCCCCCGGTGACCGAGAAGCGACCGACCGAACGCACCCACCACGGCGACGTGGTGATCGACCACTACGAGTGGTTGCGCGACAAGGACGACCCCGCGGTGATCGCGCATCTCGAGGAGGAGAACGCGTACACGCGCGCGAAGACCAAGCACCTCTCGCTCCTGCAGGAGCAGGTGTTCGAGGAGATCAAGCGCCGCACCAAGGAGACCGACCTCAGCGTGCCGACGCGCGAGGGCGACTGGTGGTACTACTCGCGCACGGTCGAGGGGCTGCAGTACGGCATCCACTGCCGCGTGCCCGCGCGCGGCGCCGACGACTGGGAGCCGCCCGCCATCCCCGAGGACGGCTCGCCCCTGCCGGGCGAGCAGGTCCTGCTCGACGACAACGTCGAGGCGAAGGGCCACGACTTCTACTCGCTCGGCAGCTTCGACGTCACGGTCGATGGCACGACCCTGCTGTACGGCGTCGACGTGGCCGGCGACGAGCGCTACACGATCCGCCTGCGCTCACTCGACGGATCGGGGCGGGCGTTCGACGACGAGATCCCCGGCACGTCGTCGGGCGCGATGTTCGATCCATCCGGCCGGTACGTCTTCTACTCGACCGTCGACGACGCGTGGCGGCCCGACACGGTCTGGCGGCACGAGGTCGGCACGCCGGCCTCCGACGACGTCAAGGTCTTCCACGAGCCCGACGAGCGCTTCTGGCTCGGCGTCGGCCTCACCCGCAGCCGCCGCTACCTCGTGCTCGAGGCGGGCTCGCACATCACGAGCGAGTCCTGGCTGCTCGACGCCGACGACCCGACCGGCGAGTTCCGCGTGGTCTGGCCCCGGCGCGACGGCGTCGAGTACGACGTCGAGCACGTCGTCGCCGGCGGTCGCCACCGCCTGCTCATCGTGCACAACGAGGGCGACGCGGTGAACTTCGAGCTCGTCAGCGTCGCCGCCGACGACCCGCAGGGGCCGAGGCGGATGCTGCTCCCCCACGATCCGCGCGTGCGCATCGAGGGGGCGCACGCGTTCCGCGACTTCGTCGCGCTCGAGTACCGCCGCGACGGCCTCCCGCGCGTCGCGATCGCGAAGGTTCCGGCGCATGGGCTGCCCGCCGACGCGACACCCGACGACACCCTGCACGAGCTCGCCTTCGACGAGGAGCTCGCCTCGGTGGGGGTCGGCGCGAACCCCGCGTGGGAGCAGCCGTCGCTGCGGATCGGCTACGGGAGCTTCGTCACGCCGTCGATGGTGATCGACGTCGACGTGGCATCCGGCACCCGCACCGTGCGCAAGCAGCAGCCGGTGCTCGGCGACTACCACCCCGAGCGGTACGCGCAGAAGCGCGAGTGGGCGACGGCGCCGGATGGCACGAAGGTGCCGATCTCGCTCGTCTACCGGCACGACCTGGTCACCCTCGGCGAGCCCGCGCCCACGCTGCTCTACGGCTACGGCTCGTACGAGCACGCGATCGACCCGGGCTTCGGCATCCCGCGCCTCTCGCTGCTCGACCGCGGCATGGTGTTCGCCGTCGCGCACGTGCGCGGCGGGGGCGAGATGGGCCGGCTCTGGTACGAGCACGGCAAGAAGCTGCACAAGAAGCACACCTTCACCGACTTCATCGCCGCGGCCGAGCACCTCGTCGACCACGACATCACGACCCCCGACCACCTCGTCGCGCAGGGCGGCTCGGCCGGCGGCCTGCTCATGGGCGCGGTCGCGAACCTCGCGCCGCACCTGTTCGCCGGCATCGTCGCGGAGGTGCCGTTCGTCGACCCGCTCACCTCGATCCTCGACCCGTCGCTGCCGCTCACCGTCATCGAGTGGGACGAGTGGGGCAACCCGCTCGACGACCCCGAGGTGTACGCCTACATGAAGTCGTACGCGCCCTACGAGAACGTGCACGCCGTGCAGTACCCGAAGATCCTCGCGATCACCTCGCTGAACGACACGCGCGTACTCTACGTCGAGCCCGCCAAGTGGGTCGCCCGCCTGCGCGAGGTCGGCGCCGACCCGCTGCTGAAGATCGAGATGGCGGCCGGGCACGGCGGGGTGTCGGGGCGGTACGCGGCCTGGCGCGAGCGCGCGTTCGCGAACGCCTGGATCATCGACGCGGCGGGAGCGCACCCCAGCGGCGAGTGA
- a CDS encoding LysM peptidoglycan-binding domain-containing protein has protein sequence MLTLLAGCAPPEVVEAAPVTVTATVTATATVTVTPEPPPAADPGAAPAPDPVPNDPAPVYEWGPAVDDGPRTGATGTPELDGSGEPERYVIVAGDSFFDVAQRFNLPQQQLLRMNPQIHDFGETVYIGQQVNLDWQKVGVG, from the coding sequence GTGCTCACGTTGCTGGCCGGATGCGCGCCGCCCGAGGTGGTCGAGGCGGCGCCCGTCACCGTGACGGCGACCGTGACCGCCACCGCGACGGTGACCGTGACGCCCGAGCCGCCGCCCGCGGCCGACCCGGGGGCGGCGCCCGCGCCCGACCCGGTGCCGAACGACCCGGCGCCCGTGTACGAGTGGGGTCCCGCCGTCGACGACGGGCCGCGCACAGGCGCGACCGGCACGCCCGAGCTCGACGGGTCCGGCGAGCCCGAGCGGTACGTGATCGTGGCCGGCGACAGCTTCTTCGACGTCGCGCAGCGCTTCAACCTGCCGCAGCAGCAGCTGCTGCGCATGAACCCGCAGATCCATGACTTCGGCGAGACGGTCTACATCGGGCAGCAGGTGAACCTCGACTGGCAGAAGGTCGGCGTGGGATGA
- a CDS encoding FAD-binding oxidoreductase: MSFITELSERMPQRVHAPGSPAYETGSHVFAGQGTPDAVVRPSSAAEVAEAVRAAVAAGVPITVRSGGHGSDPATAGLLLDLSDLAAVELAGTDGLVHVGAGAKWGEVAAALAPHGLGITSGDTVDVGVGGLALGGGIGWLARTHGLTVDLLREVELVTAAGDVLTVNAESHPDLFWALRGGGGNFGVATRFTFQAAPVDGLVGGHLRWDQSDVPAVLRAWRDVLREAPDELNGTLLVMPPLMPEIPAGPQLAVALLGTEAELRRILAPMLELPSLADESLGPVAYVDLLEAAPPGKPPFLMVGGNGFVPDLSDEALEAFARAVDREVPTMLLLRALGGAFSRVAADATAIAQRDGQALLAVNGILPAESTEEQIAAARVAVDEAIAFTTGRYSNFTPEFDADAIAAIYPPATLERLRAVKREVDPGDVFRASHHIAP; the protein is encoded by the coding sequence ATGTCGTTCATCACCGAACTGAGTGAACGGATGCCGCAGCGCGTGCACGCGCCCGGCTCCCCCGCATACGAGACCGGCAGCCACGTGTTCGCCGGCCAGGGCACGCCCGACGCGGTCGTGCGCCCGTCCTCCGCCGCCGAGGTGGCCGAGGCGGTGCGCGCCGCGGTCGCGGCCGGCGTGCCGATCACGGTCCGCTCCGGCGGGCACGGCTCCGACCCGGCCACGGCCGGGCTCCTCCTCGACCTCTCCGACCTCGCCGCGGTCGAGCTCGCGGGCACCGACGGGCTCGTGCACGTCGGCGCGGGCGCGAAATGGGGCGAGGTCGCGGCCGCACTCGCGCCGCACGGCCTCGGCATCACGTCGGGTGACACGGTCGACGTCGGCGTGGGCGGCCTCGCCCTCGGCGGCGGCATCGGCTGGCTCGCCCGCACGCACGGCCTCACGGTCGACCTCCTGCGCGAGGTCGAGCTCGTCACGGCCGCCGGCGACGTGCTCACCGTCAACGCCGAGTCGCACCCCGACCTCTTCTGGGCGCTGCGCGGCGGCGGCGGCAACTTCGGCGTCGCGACCCGGTTCACCTTCCAGGCCGCGCCGGTCGACGGGCTCGTCGGCGGGCACCTGCGATGGGACCAGTCCGACGTCCCCGCCGTCCTCCGCGCCTGGCGCGACGTGCTGCGCGAGGCGCCCGACGAGCTCAACGGCACGTTGCTCGTGATGCCGCCGCTCATGCCCGAGATCCCGGCCGGCCCGCAACTCGCCGTGGCGCTGCTCGGCACCGAGGCGGAACTGCGGCGGATCCTCGCGCCCATGCTCGAGCTCCCGTCGCTCGCCGACGAGTCGCTCGGCCCGGTCGCCTACGTCGACCTGCTCGAGGCCGCGCCGCCGGGCAAGCCGCCGTTCCTGATGGTCGGCGGCAACGGCTTCGTGCCCGACCTCTCCGACGAGGCGCTCGAGGCGTTCGCGCGCGCAGTCGACCGCGAGGTGCCCACCATGCTCCTGCTGCGGGCGCTCGGCGGCGCTTTCTCCCGCGTGGCGGCGGATGCCACGGCCATCGCCCAACGCGACGGGCAGGCGCTGCTCGCGGTCAACGGTATCCTGCCGGCCGAGTCGACCGAGGAGCAGATCGCGGCCGCCCGCGTCGCCGTCGACGAGGCGATCGCCTTCACGACCGGGCGCTACTCGAACTTCACGCCCGAGTTCGACGCCGACGCGATCGCCGCGATCTACCCGCCGGCCACCCTCGAGCGGCTCCGCGCGGTCAAGCGCGAGGTCGACCCGGGCGACGTGTTCCGCGCGAGCCACCACATCGCACCGTGA
- a CDS encoding DUF2834 domain-containing protein, which yields MTRHWTPLAIVYLVLAVVGLVGTWTYNALAIAAQRDFLGDLVSSGPAVSSITTDLLVVAVAGSILIAVESRRIGMRFAWLYIAGALLTAFAFTFPLWLAMRERRLAALASVEA from the coding sequence ATGACGCGCCATTGGACTCCGCTCGCCATCGTCTACCTGGTGCTCGCCGTGGTCGGCCTCGTCGGCACGTGGACGTACAACGCGCTCGCGATCGCCGCGCAGCGCGACTTCCTCGGCGACCTGGTCTCGAGCGGCCCCGCGGTGTCGTCGATCACGACCGACCTGCTCGTGGTGGCCGTCGCCGGCAGCATTCTCATCGCGGTCGAGTCGCGCCGGATCGGCATGCGGTTCGCGTGGCTCTACATCGCCGGCGCGCTGCTCACGGCGTTCGCCTTCACGTTCCCGCTCTGGCTGGCGATGCGCGAGCGCCGGCTCGCGGCACTGGCTAGCGTTGAGGCATGA